The following are from one region of the Paenibacillus sp. JZ16 genome:
- the cobU gene encoding bifunctional adenosylcobinamide kinase/adenosylcobinamide-phosphate guanylyltransferase has protein sequence MSHRGSVLVTGGARSGKSSFAEKLCMKRSKSGTYVATAQAYDEEMRERIRIHQDRRQDSAYRWETVEEPVALPELLETLGQSASDAPAVVVDCLTLWLTNVLLQAEPEGSAAMEERLGLQIGRLARAVQSYPGMVILVTNEVGSGIVPEYPLGRIYRDWAGIMNQRLAQVCDEVFLVTAGIPMEIKSKEYLI, from the coding sequence ATGAGCCATCGTGGAAGCGTGTTGGTAACAGGCGGGGCCAGAAGCGGAAAGAGCTCATTCGCGGAGAAGCTGTGCATGAAGCGATCGAAGTCGGGAACGTACGTGGCGACTGCGCAAGCCTACGACGAAGAGATGAGGGAACGGATCCGGATTCATCAAGACCGCAGGCAGGATTCAGCCTATCGTTGGGAGACGGTGGAGGAGCCTGTCGCACTGCCCGAATTGCTGGAAACGCTCGGCCAGTCCGCCTCGGATGCCCCTGCGGTGGTAGTGGACTGCCTGACGCTGTGGCTTACGAATGTGCTGCTGCAAGCTGAGCCTGAAGGAAGTGCTGCAATGGAAGAACGGTTAGGACTTCAAATCGGCAGACTGGCAAGAGCGGTACAGAGTTACCCGGGCATGGTCATTTTGGTAACCAATGAAGTGGGGTCGGGTATTGTTCCGGAATATCCGCTAGGCCGAATATATCGCGACTGGGCAGGGATCATGAATCAGAGGCTGGCTCAGGTATGCGATGAAGTATTTTTGGTGACGGCGGGAATTCCGATGGAAATCAAGAGCAAGGAGTATCTCATATGA
- the cobT gene encoding nicotinate-nucleotide--dimethylbenzimidazole phosphoribosyltransferase produces MTDTIVNRLNRYIANIKPLSVEVQNETAAYLDTLTKPPGSLGKLESLAIQLAGITGNMKPSFTQKSVVVMAGDHGVCEEGISAFPAEVTPQMVMNFLNGGAAVNVLARQAEADVHCVDIGVAIELNHEKLMSRNVGRGTANMAKGPAMTKEAALESIVVGAEVAAELVSRGTQMFVTGEMGIGNTTPSAAIFSVLSGYQPSEVVGRGTGVTDERLLHKIRVVEQAIQVNRPHADDPLDVLAKVGGYEIGGLAGLILGAAAHGCPVIIDGFISSAAALVAKCICPDALSYMIASHVSHEQAHVLLLKELGLQPMLQMDMRLGEGTGGVLCLHLVEAACRIVNEMATFESAGISGGAV; encoded by the coding sequence TTGACGGATACCATCGTGAATCGTTTAAATCGTTACATTGCTAACATAAAACCGCTGAGTGTCGAGGTGCAGAACGAAACAGCCGCTTATTTGGATACGCTGACGAAGCCTCCGGGCAGTCTGGGCAAGCTGGAGTCGCTAGCGATCCAATTAGCGGGCATTACAGGGAATATGAAACCGTCGTTCACCCAAAAATCCGTCGTTGTCATGGCTGGCGATCATGGAGTCTGTGAAGAAGGAATCAGCGCCTTTCCGGCTGAGGTAACGCCCCAGATGGTCATGAACTTCCTGAATGGAGGGGCGGCTGTGAATGTGCTGGCCCGTCAGGCGGAGGCAGACGTTCATTGTGTGGACATCGGGGTCGCGATCGAGCTGAACCATGAGAAGCTGATGTCGCGGAACGTTGGCAGAGGAACCGCCAATATGGCCAAAGGGCCTGCGATGACAAAGGAAGCGGCACTGGAGTCCATTGTAGTCGGTGCAGAGGTAGCTGCCGAATTGGTATCGCGAGGAACGCAAATGTTCGTGACCGGAGAGATGGGCATTGGGAACACGACACCGAGTGCGGCGATCTTCTCCGTTCTGTCCGGCTATCAGCCTTCTGAAGTCGTGGGGAGGGGAACCGGCGTAACGGATGAACGGCTGCTGCATAAGATTCGAGTGGTGGAACAGGCTATACAAGTTAATAGACCACATGCCGATGATCCCCTCGACGTGCTCGCCAAAGTTGGAGGATATGAGATCGGCGGGTTGGCTGGACTGATCCTGGGTGCAGCTGCTCACGGTTGTCCGGTTATCATCGATGGTTTCATATCCAGTGCGGCGGCGCTGGTTGCCAAATGCATCTGCCCGGACGCTCTCTCCTATATGATTGCCTCTCATGTTTCGCATGAGCAGGCGCATGTTCTTCTGCTGAAAGAGCTCGGACTCCAGCCGATGCTGCAAATGGACATGCGTCTTGGCGAGGGGACGGGCGGGGTGCTGTGCCTTCATCTGGTCGAGGCGGCGTGCAGGATCGTGAACGAGATGGCGACGTTTGAGAGCGCTGGAATCAGCGGAGGGGCCGTATGA
- a CDS encoding ABC transporter ATP-binding protein produces the protein MITAQGLGKAYGKVPILEGVDLHIAEGEWWGIIGPNGSGKSTLMQLLSGVESPSTGSVTLRGKELGRYTRKALARIVAVLQQEGLDPTDFTVREVLEMGRFPFLNWLGREDKDAGPLIEAIIRKLDLNGLEERRLTELSGGQRQRVALGKVMVQEPSLLMLDEPTTYLDIRYQLQFMDMVAQWRSSSGITVISVLHDLNLAAQFCDKLLVLDQGKIAGIGKPKEVLTAAYIRRIFRVEPSIVAHPENGAPQVLLTANSTWS, from the coding sequence ATGATTACAGCTCAAGGACTTGGCAAAGCCTATGGCAAGGTGCCGATTCTTGAAGGTGTGGACCTTCACATTGCCGAAGGGGAATGGTGGGGGATCATCGGTCCGAACGGAAGCGGTAAATCCACCCTTATGCAGCTGTTATCCGGTGTGGAGAGTCCCTCGACAGGAAGCGTGACCCTTCGGGGCAAGGAGCTTGGACGCTATACCCGAAAGGCGCTGGCACGGATCGTGGCGGTGCTTCAGCAGGAAGGGCTTGACCCTACTGATTTTACGGTCCGGGAAGTGCTGGAGATGGGGAGATTCCCCTTCCTGAACTGGCTTGGTCGTGAAGATAAGGATGCAGGGCCGCTCATTGAGGCCATTATCCGAAAGCTGGATCTGAACGGTCTGGAAGAACGGCGGCTTACCGAGTTAAGCGGGGGCCAGCGTCAGCGTGTCGCGCTTGGCAAGGTGATGGTCCAGGAACCCTCGCTGCTGATGCTGGATGAACCGACGACTTACTTGGATATCCGCTATCAGCTTCAGTTTATGGATATGGTGGCGCAGTGGCGGAGCTCCTCCGGAATTACCGTGATCAGCGTACTGCATGATCTGAACCTGGCAGCCCAGTTTTGCGATAAGCTGCTGGTGCTTGATCAGGGAAAGATCGCGGGGATTGGCAAGCCGAAGGAGGTTTTGACAGCGGCGTATATACGCCGAATCTTCCGGGTAGAGCCCTCGATTGTGGCCCATCCCGAGAATGGCGCTCCGCAGGTGCTGTTAACGGCAAATAGCACATGGTCCTGA
- a CDS encoding FecCD family ABC transporter permease, producing MSKKLAGFGAAGIILLLLTLVVSLGIGSVHLPVREIGAMLLHRLPGIGDSIVPGWEASSEQILMKVRLPRILLGMLVGASLAVAGAAFQGVLRNPLADPFTLGVSSGAALGAASLIFFGMEYSFAGGYTLPLVAFLTGAGTLWVVLLLARDQGKLPIHGLILSGVVMQSFLGAVVSFLTVMSKDTVNQILYWTMGSLSMRGWSYTAILFPYFIAGFIYLWSRSRALNILSLGERQAAHMGLNVDRLKTSVLIVATLLAAAAVSVSGVIGFVGLVVPHMIRLITGSDYRVIVPLSALGGAMFMVWCDTAARSVLAPTEIPLGVVTAFIGAPFFAYLLYRNKKRRREGLS from the coding sequence ATGAGTAAAAAACTTGCAGGATTCGGTGCGGCCGGCATCATCCTATTACTGTTAACCTTGGTTGTCAGTCTCGGAATCGGCTCCGTGCACCTGCCTGTGAGAGAGATTGGGGCGATGCTGCTGCACCGGCTGCCGGGAATCGGCGATTCCATCGTTCCGGGCTGGGAAGCTTCATCCGAGCAAATCTTAATGAAGGTGAGATTGCCGCGCATATTGCTTGGGATGCTCGTAGGAGCCTCCCTGGCCGTCGCCGGAGCCGCCTTTCAAGGGGTATTGCGCAATCCGCTGGCGGATCCGTTTACGCTCGGTGTATCCTCGGGTGCTGCGCTTGGCGCAGCATCCCTGATTTTTTTCGGGATGGAATACTCCTTTGCCGGAGGTTACACACTTCCGCTTGTAGCGTTTCTGACCGGAGCAGGGACCTTATGGGTCGTTCTGCTGCTGGCGAGGGATCAAGGAAAGCTGCCGATCCACGGGCTCATTCTGTCCGGCGTGGTGATGCAGTCGTTTCTGGGCGCCGTCGTTTCCTTTCTGACGGTCATGTCCAAAGATACGGTGAACCAGATCCTGTACTGGACGATGGGGAGCCTGAGCATGCGTGGATGGTCGTATACGGCCATCCTTTTCCCGTATTTTATCGCAGGTTTTATATACTTATGGAGCAGGTCGCGAGCGCTTAATATTTTGTCGCTGGGGGAACGGCAGGCCGCCCATATGGGCTTGAATGTGGATCGGCTGAAGACGAGCGTGCTCATCGTTGCTACCCTGCTCGCCGCAGCAGCCGTGTCGGTCTCCGGCGTGATTGGATTCGTGGGACTTGTAGTACCGCATATGATCCGTTTGATCACCGGCTCCGATTACCGCGTCATTGTTCCACTGTCGGCTCTGGGCGGCGCGATGTTCATGGTCTGGTGCGATACGGCGGCACGGTCCGTGCTGGCACCAACGGAAATACCGCTCGGTGTGGTTACGGCATTCATAGGCGCTCCGTTCTTTGCGTATTTGCTATACCGGAACAAAAAAAGGCGCAGGGAGGGTTTATCATGA
- a CDS encoding ABC transporter substrate-binding protein: MKALNKTWSVLLVAILMALALIGCGGEEAAPKDTTPPAQQEEQNNEAPADSGEELKTTYPLTVKDSTGVEMTFEKAPAKIASLTPSETEKLFALGLDEEIVGVSDNDDYPEAAKSKPKLGGFQVNEEAIIAADADVVFAASMNAENAEKLRELGVTLFVNDPKTIDAVMENIQLIGQITDRQAEAKAVVDQMKQELTTVTEAVKSVKDEDKKKVYVEFSPGWTVGKGEFMDEIITLAGGVNAAGEAEGWFEISEENIIAANPDVILYTDDVVDEATKKTLDQLIKERGGWDQIEAIKNDQVISVDANLLSRPGPRVTQGLIEVAKAVYPELMNP, from the coding sequence ATGAAAGCATTGAACAAAACATGGTCCGTACTTCTGGTAGCCATACTGATGGCTCTGGCCTTGATCGGCTGTGGAGGCGAAGAAGCTGCGCCGAAGGATACAACGCCGCCGGCACAGCAGGAAGAGCAGAATAACGAAGCGCCTGCGGATTCGGGCGAAGAGCTTAAAACGACGTATCCGCTGACCGTCAAGGATTCAACCGGGGTTGAAATGACGTTTGAGAAAGCTCCGGCCAAAATTGCATCCCTGACACCGTCCGAGACGGAAAAACTGTTCGCTTTGGGCCTGGATGAGGAAATTGTGGGCGTGTCCGATAATGACGATTATCCGGAAGCGGCCAAATCCAAGCCGAAATTGGGCGGGTTCCAAGTAAATGAAGAGGCTATTATTGCAGCCGATGCCGATGTGGTATTCGCCGCTTCGATGAATGCCGAGAATGCCGAGAAATTGCGTGAGCTTGGCGTGACCCTGTTCGTCAATGATCCGAAAACCATCGATGCCGTAATGGAGAACATCCAGTTGATCGGACAAATTACGGACCGTCAAGCGGAAGCGAAAGCCGTCGTGGATCAGATGAAGCAGGAATTGACTACCGTTACAGAAGCCGTGAAATCCGTGAAGGATGAAGACAAGAAAAAAGTGTATGTGGAATTCTCTCCAGGATGGACCGTCGGCAAGGGCGAGTTTATGGATGAGATCATCACCTTAGCTGGCGGCGTTAACGCAGCCGGCGAAGCGGAAGGCTGGTTCGAAATCAGCGAGGAGAATATTATCGCTGCAAACCCCGACGTCATTCTGTACACGGACGATGTCGTTGACGAAGCAACCAAGAAAACATTGGATCAGCTGATCAAGGAGCGCGGCGGCTGGGATCAGATCGAAGCCATCAAGAACGATCAGGTCATATCCGTGGATGCGAATCTGTTAAGCCGTCCGGGTCCCCGTGTAACGCAAGGGTTGATTGAAGTGGCGAAGGCCGTTTATCCGGAACTGATGAATCCATGA
- a CDS encoding histidine phosphatase family protein: MDMRITLHLVRHGRTLWNEERRYLGHEDQGILIEEREQLLPLRDRFFTGQFVRIYCSDLLRCRQTLNVILSDSKMAAIPDDEVLGRIIPGVMYDPRLRELDFGDWEGKTYEDLKSDISYRRWIDNPAEVTPPNGESWEAFRSRLQAFLTGLHLDLKELLHIEEDPDTLVQAEAEAEAEAEAEAEAEAEAEAEAEAEAEAEAEAEAEAMPVGYVLGAQRAELDVLVVTHGGVIRQIAAAVLPHTEFWETQVSPGEELKLQLTWDGERWQGVRLSD; the protein is encoded by the coding sequence ATGGATATGAGGATCACGCTGCATCTGGTCCGTCACGGCCGCACGTTGTGGAACGAGGAGCGCCGTTATCTCGGCCATGAGGATCAGGGAATCCTGATTGAGGAAAGGGAACAGCTCCTCCCGCTTCGGGATAGGTTTTTTACCGGGCAGTTTGTCCGGATCTATTGCAGCGATCTCCTTCGATGCAGACAGACGCTGAATGTTATCCTATCGGACTCCAAAATGGCTGCTATTCCTGACGATGAAGTTTTGGGCAGGATTATACCGGGAGTGATGTATGATCCGCGGCTGCGCGAGCTCGATTTCGGAGATTGGGAAGGGAAAACCTACGAGGATTTGAAATCGGATATCTCCTATCGGCGCTGGATTGATAACCCCGCAGAAGTTACGCCGCCGAATGGGGAGAGCTGGGAGGCGTTCCGTTCCCGGCTTCAGGCATTCTTGACCGGATTGCATTTGGATTTAAAGGAACTGTTGCATATAGAGGAAGATCCGGATACCCTTGTGCAGGCAGAGGCAGAGGCAGAGGCAGAGGCAGAGGCAGAGGCAGAGGCAGAGGCAGAGGCAGAGGCAGAGGCAGAGGCAGAGGCAGAGGCAGAGGCAGAGGCAGAGGCAGAGGCAATGCCAGTTGGTTATGTCCTTGGAGCACAAAGGGCGGAGCTTGATGTGCTTGTGGTGACCCATGGAGGCGTCATCCGGCAGATCGCTGCAGCAGTCCTTCCGCATACGGAATTCTGGGAGACGCAGGTGTCGCCGGGCGAGGAGCTCAAGCTGCAATTGACATGGGACGGAGAACGCTGGCAAGGCGTACGGTTAAGCGATTAA
- the cbiB gene encoding adenosylcobinamide-phosphate synthase CbiB — MTVVWVIWAAVVLDLLIGDPRWLPHPVIGMGKAVRRVEGWIRQRATTAQSLKRAGILLPVIVAGGSFVLAWLLLELCGAIHPWLAWGVEIVLIATTIAIKGLREAGLEVYGHLRSGKIAEARRSLSMVVGRDTGHLDEPEIVRGTVETVAENIVDAVIAPLFFALIGGAPLAMAYRAVNTLDSMVGYKNDKYQHIGWASARLDDIANWIPARLTAGLLTMVAAMLSLQWKKAIKMVRRDARKHPSPNSGFPESAVAGALGVRLGGENSYQGVISFRAYMGDPERPLEAEHIRVTNRLLLGVSVLFTLLGTLVLGLVAAAGGNLWI, encoded by the coding sequence ATGACCGTCGTATGGGTCATTTGGGCAGCGGTCGTGCTGGACCTGCTGATCGGAGATCCGAGATGGCTTCCCCATCCTGTCATCGGCATGGGGAAAGCCGTTCGCCGGGTTGAAGGCTGGATACGCCAACGGGCGACTACCGCTCAGAGCCTGAAGCGAGCGGGCATTCTGCTGCCGGTGATCGTGGCCGGCGGATCCTTCGTGCTGGCATGGCTGCTGCTGGAGCTGTGCGGAGCGATTCATCCTTGGCTAGCGTGGGGAGTAGAGATCGTGCTTATTGCGACTACGATTGCCATCAAAGGGCTGCGTGAAGCCGGATTGGAGGTCTACGGCCATCTTCGCTCCGGGAAAATCGCGGAGGCCAGACGCTCGCTCAGCATGGTTGTCGGAAGAGACACCGGTCATCTGGATGAGCCGGAGATCGTGCGGGGAACGGTGGAGACGGTTGCGGAGAATATCGTGGATGCGGTCATCGCTCCGTTGTTTTTTGCCCTGATCGGGGGAGCGCCGCTGGCGATGGCCTACCGGGCCGTGAATACGCTCGACTCCATGGTCGGATATAAAAACGACAAATACCAGCATATCGGCTGGGCATCCGCAAGGCTGGACGATATCGCCAATTGGATACCGGCACGTCTGACGGCAGGACTGTTGACCATGGTGGCTGCCATGTTGTCGCTGCAATGGAAAAAAGCGATCAAAATGGTCAGAAGAGATGCGCGAAAGCACCCCAGTCCGAACAGCGGCTTCCCGGAATCGGCCGTTGCCGGTGCGCTGGGGGTTCGTCTGGGAGGCGAGAATTCCTATCAAGGCGTGATCTCGTTCCGGGCTTATATGGGGGATCCCGAACGCCCGCTTGAAGCGGAGCATATTCGGGTGACAAACCGTCTGCTGCTGGGCGTATCGGTATTGTTTACGTTGCTGGGTACCCTGGTGCTTGGGCTTGTTGCCGCAGCCGGAGGAAACCTATGGATATGA
- a CDS encoding adenosylcobinamide amidohydrolase, giving the protein MAVPFLKGNTRPYCSDAWPGATVYLESERQHPHIRISLPEPAASISSAIYGGGFLHLDHIVNRYVDKHYDCSDPVNDMVNFMAVHGYPAESTAGLMTAVKLKYASIREERSEQASILCCTTAGVGNAARAGSSRTTFAAYQPGTINIMLMVDGMMTPACMVNAMLTATEAKAAALHDLGVRDHETGGVATGTTTDAMVLGVSGNAAYGVNHHYAGTATDLGGMIGRLVYESVMESIITEREDRI; this is encoded by the coding sequence ATGGCAGTACCTTTTCTGAAAGGCAACACGCGTCCGTATTGCTCGGATGCATGGCCGGGAGCCACAGTGTACTTGGAATCGGAGCGGCAGCATCCGCATATCCGGATCTCGCTTCCGGAGCCGGCTGCGTCCATAAGCAGCGCCATATACGGCGGCGGATTTCTGCATTTGGATCATATCGTGAACCGTTATGTGGACAAGCACTACGATTGCAGCGACCCTGTGAACGATATGGTTAACTTTATGGCTGTTCACGGTTATCCGGCTGAATCCACAGCTGGATTGATGACAGCGGTAAAACTGAAGTATGCCTCTATTCGGGAAGAGCGGAGTGAACAAGCCTCCATCCTGTGCTGCACCACCGCCGGCGTGGGCAATGCAGCCCGTGCCGGGTCGAGTCGTACGACCTTTGCCGCTTATCAGCCGGGCACGATTAATATCATGTTGATGGTGGACGGGATGATGACGCCGGCTTGCATGGTGAACGCGATGCTGACGGCGACGGAAGCGAAAGCCGCTGCGCTGCATGATCTGGGCGTGAGGGATCATGAGACCGGAGGCGTTGCGACCGGAACGACAACGGACGCAATGGTCCTTGGGGTCAGCGGCAATGCAGCGTATGGCGTGAACCACCATTATGCCGGAACCGCAACCGATCTGGGCGGCATGATCGGCCGTCTTGTCTACGAGAGTGTTATGGAAAGCATTATTACCGAAAGAGAGGACCGGATATGA
- the cobD gene encoding threonine-phosphate decarboxylase CobD, producing MNDKKQPLIEVYGHGGDVETAAAAFGRKASAFLDYSANINPLGPPQGVMTALQEGMSAVIRYPDPGHRRFKERLAAELGTDTRQILVGNGAAECMALLLMGLTPGIVGVVDPCFSEYRELSLKFGSDIHSVCGHPERDWRADKADVMELLARTDLVFLGQPNNPNGVQYSLEDIREIAVCAEQEGTWLVLDEAFIDFIPPVDRQTLMPELQDYPRTVIVRSMTKFYAIPGLRLGYTVAHPDVIRKMAGKQVTWSVNGLALLAGEACLGSGREYELDTLQLIRAEREKLIRGLQALELDVTPGEANFLLMELPRPWSAGRFQSEMGRRGVLVRSCAMYPGLGERHIRLAVKDAGANDRLLAITAEVLGNSSAGVT from the coding sequence ATGAACGACAAAAAACAGCCCTTGATCGAGGTGTACGGCCATGGAGGAGACGTGGAGACGGCGGCTGCCGCATTCGGAAGGAAAGCCTCGGCTTTCCTGGATTACAGCGCCAATATTAACCCGCTCGGACCGCCGCAAGGCGTTATGACGGCCTTGCAAGAGGGAATGAGTGCGGTCATTCGTTATCCGGATCCGGGACACCGCAGGTTCAAGGAGCGGCTCGCAGCTGAGTTAGGCACCGATACCAGACAAATCCTTGTCGGCAACGGAGCGGCAGAGTGCATGGCGCTATTGTTGATGGGTCTTACGCCAGGGATTGTGGGCGTAGTTGACCCGTGTTTTTCCGAATATCGGGAATTGTCCTTAAAATTTGGTTCGGACATCCACTCCGTGTGCGGACATCCGGAGAGGGACTGGAGAGCAGACAAGGCGGATGTTATGGAGCTGTTGGCCCGTACGGATCTCGTGTTTTTGGGCCAGCCCAACAATCCGAACGGGGTTCAATACAGCCTGGAGGATATTCGTGAAATAGCGGTATGTGCAGAGCAAGAAGGGACCTGGCTGGTGCTGGATGAAGCCTTCATCGATTTCATTCCGCCGGTGGACAGACAGACCTTGATGCCGGAGCTGCAGGACTATCCGCGGACGGTCATTGTCCGGTCGATGACCAAGTTTTATGCGATTCCAGGCCTGCGGCTCGGATATACGGTCGCGCATCCTGACGTGATACGCAAGATGGCAGGCAAACAGGTGACGTGGAGCGTCAATGGACTGGCGCTGCTTGCCGGAGAGGCTTGTCTTGGCAGCGGCAGGGAATATGAACTGGATACGCTGCAATTGATTCGCGCAGAGCGCGAGAAGCTCATACGGGGGTTACAAGCGCTGGAGCTAGACGTTACGCCGGGCGAGGCTAATTTTCTACTCATGGAGCTTCCGCGGCCATGGAGTGCCGGGAGGTTTCAGTCGGAGATGGGCAGACGCGGCGTGCTTGTCCGCAGCTGCGCCATGTACCCGGGACTTGGTGAGCGTCATATCCGGCTAGCCGTTAAGGATGCCGGAGCTAATGACAGGCTGCTGGCCATAACCGCAGAGGTCCTTGGAAATTCTTCTGCTGGCGTGACATAG